The Leishmania mexicana MHOM/GT/2001/U1103 complete genome, chromosome 32 genome has a window encoding:
- a CDS encoding putative udp-glc 4'-epimerase: MRVLVCGGVGYIGTHFVRELLRCSPHDVIIADSLEATHGSDVHVDTEKNYAARNPGANLEEVKRSGYRFAKLEVGDVRDVDFLEHVFTTHAPIDAVVHMCAHIVVPESVRDPLRYYDNNVVGMLRILQTMLKYRCDKLILSSTAALFGNPYARIKAGSTDEPDPMKPILSNAKCMPESPYGTTKLVDEYMLKDCAAAYGIKSVCLRYFNACGADAEGDIGETHEPESHLIPLILRVPLADKINAYNAVHHPDRQKVNDYISIFGTDYPTPDGTCIRDYVHVKDLSSAHVRALDYLAKLTPDDKDNFFSTFNLGTSKGYSVREVIEAARRVTGHPIPEREEKRRDGDPPVLVASGEEAAAALGWTVEYDSIDKIIESAWLFHSKHPVGYESH, translated from the coding sequence ATGAGGGTACTTGTTTGTGGTGGTGTGGGGTATATTGGTACGCACTTTgtgcgcgagctgctgcgttgcAGCCCTCATGATGTGATCATTGCCGACAGCCTCGAGGCCACTCACGGCTCTGATGTGCACGTGGACACGGAGAAAAACTATGCGGCACGAAACCCTGGCGCAAACCTAGAAGAAGTGAAGAGGAGCGGCTACCGTTTCGCAAAGCTGGAGGTGGGCGACGTGCGCGATGTCGACTTTCTCGAGCACGTCTtcaccacacacgccccgATCGATGCCGTGGTGCACATGTGTGCGCACATTGTGGTGCCGGAGAGCGTGCGCGACCCGCTTCGATACTATGACAACAACGTCGTTGGAATGCTGCGCATCTTGCAGACTATGCTCAAGTACAGGTGCGACAAGCTCATTCTCTCCAGCACGGCCGCTCTCTTCGGCAACCCTTACGCTCGCATTAAGGCTGGCTCGACCGATGAGCCGGACCCGATGAAGCCTATCCTGTCCAACGCCAAGTGCATGCCGGAGAGTCCGTATGGCACGACCAAGCTGGTGGACGAGTACATGCTGAAGgactgcgctgccgcctaCGGCATCAAgagcgtgtgcctgcgctaCTTCAATGcgtgcggcgccgacgccgagggCGACATCGGCGAGACCCACGAGCCCGAGTCGCACCTAATCCCGCTCATCCTACGCGTGCCGCTGGCGGACAAGATCAACGCCTACAACGCCGTGCACCATCCGGACCGCCAAAAGGTGAACGACTACATCTCTATCTTCGGGACCGACTACCCAACTCCGGACGGCACGTGCATTCGTGATTACGTGCACGTGAAGGATCTGTCCTCAGCCCACGTGCGGGCGCTGGACTACCTCGCTAAGCTGACCCCCGACGACAAGGACAACTTCTTTTCCACGTTCAACCTTGGCACGTCGAAGGGTTACTCAGTGCGCGAGGTcatcgaggcggcgcggcgcgtaACGGGACACCCAATTccggagagggaggagaagcgccgcgacggcgacccGCCGGTGCTCGTGGCGtccggcgaggaggcggcggcagcacttGGGTGGACTGTGGAGTACGACTCGATCGACAAGATTATCGAGTCCGCGTGGCTGTTCCACAGTAAGCACCCTGTCGGCTACGAGTCCCACTAA
- a CDS encoding putative cell division cycle 45 (CDC45), translated as MATASGAPEPWERISTYYASTRKNINVLVAPTADAAAASLSLTYLMKVFLFPFQLHPTSSYDELKWFIEQTNFAQDSEREEDSSPRVDDLFVLVGLGAPVLLEDYFDFTRHIVIVLDAYRPFHLGNLRREDGDRCIIWGSDRIQVEVDDFFRKQRAEEAQRRRRQRRRQDMKRHEGHARRQRTEDSGGQDDDVYSDESSISTSSEEDESPDSEGDEDADLFDGEDDDATPSQSQDRVDWRSAPGEVPAYVEALYYACSCAGRSSAVEVYDLSVILHRFNDTILWHAAVGVCDLYLRRLVDYATYLVEMAPLQEAVSLQQSVRRGILRDRTDEAVNSFHRASTNSMQLSNREEEQLYLLRHSTLWDAIWYDSQVASALDLHHVEDGRPRLSQLLASRCGVSIAMAQRPWREVPTDVGSEALCRVQTELQNWVNAQGNSIGYRNRIRCISRKVGYSTEVSTFDVCKLFTAEMAVVPPASVYVIERSPEASLSSEEVAALAQRKFVEFQRGQFWRASAVLDIDPNQKLFHEALAGALSLQQAVADASGSMMQPGNVQSSTGIHYALPSDPSKTSPTLESFCTMRRLSVLAERLFFTLSMSRRRDRRAVTALRPLILSCALPQARLTALPTGGSGSGSGLPSGPGMDALTPAVNLSRASGSVPSASTATAAGGVFIGGGAQVEDTAAYVVVLTHGGNTGAGMIPLLPMYRFAQCMQDEHFNTPPRQLFVERNAVQVRGRENTTYLAERMLLLSVKATIPRHEFRKKRAPPVDEYDDEDVESEVVEVVD; from the coding sequence ATGGCGACAGCTTCCGGGGCGCCGGAGCCGTGGGAGCGCATTTCTACGTACTACGCGTCTACCCGCAAGAACATCAACGTCCTTGTCGCTCCAACGGccgatgcggctgccgcctctctcagcCTGACCTACCTCATGAAGGTGTTTCTGTTCCCCTTCCAGCTGCACCCCACTAGCTCGTACGACGAGCTGAAGTGGTTTATTGAGCAAACCAACTTTGCACAGGACAgcgagcgcgaggaggacagcAGCCCACGCGTTGACGACCTCTTCGTCCTCGTGGGCCTCGGGGCACCCGTTCTGCTCGAGGACTACTTCGACTTCACGCGGCACATCGTCATTGTCTTGGACGCCTACCGCCCTTTTCACCTTGGCAATCTGCGCCGCGAGGACGGCGACCGCTGCATCATCTGGGGCAGCGACCGCATACAGGTTGAGGTGGATGACTTCTTTCGAAagcagcgcgccgaggaggcgcagcggcggcgccggcaacgccgtcgccagGACATGAAGCGCCATGAGGGCCAcgcgcgacgccagcgcaccGAGGACAGTGGGGGGCAGGACGACGACGTCTACAGCGATgagagcagcatcagcaccagcagcgaggaggacgagagcCCGGACTCTGAAGGTGACGAGGATGCCGACCTCTTTGATGGCGAGGACGATGACGCGACCCCGTCGCAGAGCCAGGATCGCGTggactggcgcagcgcacctgGCGAGGTACCGGCGTACGTGGAGGCGCTCTACTACGCATGCTCTTGTGCCGGTCGCAGCAGTGCAGTGGAGGTGTACGACCTGTCGGTAATTTTGCACCGCTTTAACGACACGATTCTCTggcacgccgccgtcggcgtctgCGATTTGTATCTGCGTCGTCTCGTCGACTACGCCACGTACCTGGTGGagatggcgccgctgcaggaggctGTCTCGCTTCAGCAAAgcgtgcggcgcggcatTCTGCGCGACCGCACCGACGAGGCCGTCAACAGCTTTCACCGAGCTTCCACAAATAGTATGCAGTTGAGTAatcgcgaggaggagcagctctACCTGCTGCGGCACTCCACGCTCTGGGACGCCATCTGGTACGACTCGCAAGTAGCGAGCGCGCTCGACCTGCATCACGTAGAGGACGGCCGCCCGCGACTGAGCCAGCTGCTTGCGAGTCGCTGTGGTGTGTCTATCGCCATGGCACAGCGACCCTGGCGCGAGGTGCCAACCGATGTGGGCAGCGAAGCGCTATGCCGCGTGCAAACAGAGCTGCAGAACTGGGTGAATGCTCAGGGCAACTCCATTGGGTACAGGAATCGTATACGGTGCATCTCTCGCAAGGTGGGCTACAGCACGGAGGTGTCCACGTTTGACGTGTGCAAGCTCTTCACCGCTGAGATGGCAGTGGTGCCGCCAGCGTCGGTGTACGTCATCGAGCGCTCGCCAGAGGCCAGCCTGTCAtccgaggaggtggcggcgttggcgcagCGCAAGTTTGTCGAGTTTCAGCGGGGCCAGTTCTGGCGCGCAAGCGCTGTGCTGGACATAGACCCGAACCAAAAACTGTTCCACGAAGCGCTGGCGGgggcgctgtcgctgcagcaggctgTGGCCGACGCGTCGGGCTCCATGATGCAGCCCGGCAACGTGCAGAGCAGCACGGGGATTCACTACGCGCTGCCATCGGACCCGTCCAAGACCTCGCCGACGCTGGAGAGCTTCTGCACCATGCGGCGACTCTCCGTCCTCGCAGAGCGGCTCTTCTTTACGCTTTCCATGAGCCGCCGGCGTGACCGGCGTGctgtgacggcgctgcggcctctcatcctctcctgcgccttgCCGCAGGCACGCCTAACGGCCCTGCCCAcggggggcagcggcagcggaagcggtTTACCATCTGGACCCGGCATGGATGCGTTGACGCCTGCTGTGAACTTGAGTAGGGCCAGTGGGAGTGTGCCTTCAGCGTCtaccgccactgccgctggtggcgtTTTCAtaggtggcggcgcacagGTGGAGGACACGGCTGCGTACGTCGTCGTACTTACCCACGGCGGTAACACGGGGGCTGGCATGATCCCACTCCTTCCCATGTACCGCTTTGCGCAGTGCATGCAAGACGAGCACTTCaacacgccaccgcgccagCTCTTTGTGGAGCGGAATgcggtgcaggtgcgcggTCGTGAGAACACAACCTACCTGGCAGAGCGCATGCTGCTCCTGTCGGTAAAGGCTACAATACCGCGGCACGAGTTCCGCAAGAAACGCGCACCCCCGGTCGATGAGTACGATGACGAGGATGTAGAGAGTGAAGtcgtggaggtggtggactAG
- a CDS encoding putative protein kinase, whose amino-acid sequence MDEYKRLATPQGARGDSPSNSNVRLHLWSSLNSDDLSLMVEPKPLRARTGNGTQNARPTKDAASSARVTAPIIVHSMTVDATGVSSDQQRSSPSVFIATPPLSRSVLPPWGAEAKTAAYPEVSDQPGAEEEMKVLMPVNDPTSTQASMINISGNAAAAILPLPSVSVGEHSLEAGCSRPKSGKLGVSFTQAPLTVPRVGAVPPVSTPGVNHSVSSGGGHLHTPNTCFGKVGGAGSMSFSSGAGGSLLPADGTRGGLTKQTSACPSYHASSSANEENRFDGTAMVAVALGDEKPPFSTVRSVEPANSSPSPKSGSGAARPLIPLPSTMRPGTRCLDQHHYTADSSLASTWELSYRPGATATRFKRRTCQVPVSMAVVMNTVVTVIIVAALTIVPLNAVLTQSADYVMSTLGLSLAFSYTRSVEASMLFLPNAVSAYALAYMNSQDMQAWNWNASDMPQALRQMCHTVARTDRNPTSFLLYMSLSSPYTGYSAYCSQQYNDYLVGNYITDNSSQPRYFVNGTTYSYVEPLTIYPAVQAMTPWEYTVDFGGTKNTWHSVVMPWYAQYQQGRLSRAAAGASLHHEAGPDRDRRSFTRPEVWATDSFKYLNGYWRIFSNNVSVITYTFPFVDYAGNPASIMGALHADGFNALYSDSLMSTSRSARAMVVDTSSGLVFITSWGQDTTVRLDNWNTSCNCTPGGSSQRAAYLEDITDPLMIAAVQNVGGRKGIADTPLEVDRWFGEFTFNGTEHLMVISRVAISSDYSNMNLVVIYAMCKTDFTSFINHVQITAFIAVGLVLVVIVLVEISLLYLIVQPVRGVAAGLRAAAELRDGKECVDHATSVVKEVAEMQRDFHIMNTKLMQMKTFLPQGMLGAQTAYSDIQGANGKDSTVFPTSALHGRGGSGVWENACGDDGHGEPGDMLGGDVCAAQHSGKGSGVELGSILDAGETGQQRRRSCGQSVAEVAHLRLNDRVLLEGVNRFRRCYCSTIVFCMHLMESEISVKFLNKNCVYFTEGVLPCVLRYGGVVELQRPDYIVVSFGAHNKVALHQNRAATCALEVMKVLNATTPIGPRVGCMIDASEYYVGTCGAADRNALVAFSNSLVPKADLIRVLKSVQTQIVLTQRLASTLESSMLVMPVDCMILNPISMKEIILYELRGHIRMLPSKVSVVMVRQVIRGVRMGFTHMLKGDYGRALEILEPFETTELQAARLGFMCRVFISRHINRPFVRSVTRLTFSEAHFAGYSEGWSTEWGDSHESSTSFGAHGHRGVTKGAVETANPLAAGGGIGGSASSFALSPFSSDLDPATLLMTPPTLRLVVGASLDLPLSNKEGAKQINESSITVSASSAATRANEGSLNMSRSTSAAGEKPEQNELERAAARRAVADEDETALFEIFVENQPDDDDDVDDGEAEVGGRGSRVGSSACYSARRKVANSGSFGGGEVAVGHCTAAAMCAGEAMRCPHKSELPLVFNDYEGNTWRRSYDILGTGAFATVYRGLSVSGNLVALKCFQLGARNIEVHAVVDEVRLFANLHHENVVQYLSLYVSESYVIEIMEFVPGGSLDTLLKSFGSLQPESVRRYLRDIARGLSYLHTANIVHCDIKPHNVLLAMDGQCKLSDFGSAIARATSSVGSIDNVLEMRGTPGYMAPEVARGDVPTMKSDVYSLGITILELLTGKLPWDYTDAFTPKVLGKRTQSKSASEHRASQLQACPAAGARDTRVADSAVAQAGTNLSTKALNAGIAATRGPSGGPITDSRLYTATMLSNSSYAGPATCTGETVCGSGSGLLSVENESGEAEHSFRSLEFSGSGAGLAGVSSDLPQRALVSTPEERASATVTSLRATAASLATVAAVKGAAAEACDEDGSAMPLGGALKHFLEISPSRQLHHSIAHSPSSTSRRSSSAILSSFYQTPHSAVSLHRRPIEQVLRSSTQLVVYIGRGLVVPRIPDTLDEDVINFLELCLRPDPAERATMSELMLHPWLM is encoded by the coding sequence ATGGATGAGTACAAACGCCTTGCTACGCCGCAGGGTGCGCGCGGGGACTCCCCAAGCAACAGCAACGTCCGCCTTCATCTGTGGTCCTCTTTAAATAGTGATGACCTGTCCCTCATGGTCGAACCCAAGCCCCTTAGAGCGAGAACAGGGAACGGCACTCAGAATGCCAGGCCAACAAAGGACGCGGCATCTTCTGCAAGAGTAACGGCACCGATCATTGTGCACTCCATGACGGTGGACGCAACGGGCGTGTCCTCCGATCAGCAGCGGTCATCACCCTCCGTCTTCATCGCCACGCCGCCCTTGTCTCGCTCCGTGTTACCTCCATGGGGAGCCGAGGCGAAGACAGCCGCTTACCCGGAAGTCTCTGATCAACCAGGTGCAGAGGAAGAGATGAAGGTCCTCATGCCGGTCAATGACCCAACCTCAACTCAAGCTTCAATGATCAACATAAGCGGCaatgccgccgcggcgatcCTGCCGTTGCCGTCCGTGAGTGTTGGCGAGCACAGCCTCGAAGCTGGCTGTTCAAGGCCCAAGTCAGGCAAGTTGGGGGTCTCGTTCACGCAAGCACCGTTGACGGTGCCGCGAGTTGGAGCTGTCCCACCTGTTTCCACGCCGGGTGTGAACCACAGCGTTTCGAGTGGCGGGGGCCACCTGCACACCCCGAACACTTGCTTTGGGAAGGTGGGTGGTGCGGGATCTATGTCGTTCTCCTCGGGTGCCGGCGGCAGCTTACTCCCTGCCGACGGAACGAGAGGTGGGCTGACCAAACAGACTTCTGCTTGCCCCAGCTACcacgcgagcagcagcgcgaacGAGGAAAACCGTTTCGACGGCACAGCGATGGTGGCCGTCGCCCTCGGCGACGAGAAACCCCCTTTTTCCACTGTGCGGAGTGTTGAACCCGCTAACAGCTCGCCGTCACCGAAGtctggcagcggcgcggcgaggcCGCTGATCCCCCTGCCGTCAACGATGCGTCCTGGCACCCGCTGTCTGGACCAGCATCACTACACCGCTGATTCGTCGTTAGCCAGCACGTGGGAGTTGTCGTACAGACCAGGCGCGACCGCGACGCGGTTCAAGCGGCGCACTTGCCAGGTGCCCGTTTCtatggcggtggtgatgaaTACAGTCGTCACCGTCATCATTGTTGCCGCCCTCACCATTGTGCCTCTCAACGCCGTCTTAACCCAGTCGGCCGACTATGTGATGTCGACGCTCGGTCTCTCGCTTGCCTTTTCCTACACGCGGTCGGTGGAGGCAAGCATGCTGTTTTTGCCGAACGCGGTCAGTGCCTACGCGCTGGCTTACATGAACTCACAGGACATGCAGGCGTGGAACTGGAATGCCTCTGACATGCcacaggcgctgcggcagatgTGTCACACAGTCGCCAGAACCGATCGCAACCCAACCTCCTTTCTGCTGTACATGTCCTTGAGCAGCCCGTACACGGGGTACAGCGCGTACTGCTCACAGCAGTACAACGACTACCTGGTTGGCAACTACATCACGGACAACTCGTCGCAGCCCCGCTACTTCGTGAACGGCACCACATACAGCTACGTTGAGCCCCTCACCATATACCCAGCTGTGCAAGCAATGACACCGTGGGAGTACACGGTTGATTTTGGAGGGACGAAGAACACGTGGCATAGTGTCGTCATGCCGTGGTACGCGCAATACCAACAGGGCCGGCTCTCCagggcagctgcaggcgcttcCTTGCATCACGAGGCTGGCCCTGACCGTGATAGGCGCTCCTTCACGAGGCCCGAGGTTTGGGCCACTGACTCTTTCAAATACCTGAACGGGTACTGGCGCATCTTCAGCAACAACGTCAGCGTCATCACGTACACGTTTCCGTTCGTCGACTACGCCGGTAACCCAGCCTCTATCATGGGTGCCCTGCATGCGGACGGCTTCAACGCCCTGTACTCAGACAGCCTCATGTCCACTTCCAGGAGTGCCCGCGCCATGGTTGTCGACACGTCAAGCGGTCTTGTCTTTATCACCTCCTGGGGACAGGACACGACAGTGCGGTTGGACAACTGGAACACGTCTTGCAACTGCACTCCTGGTGGAAGCAGTCAGCGAGCCGCATACCTGGAGGACATCACAGACCCACTCATGATCGCTGCCGTGCAGAACGTTGGTGGCCGGAAAGGCATCGCCGACACACCGTTAGAGGTGGATCGGTGGTTCGGTGAATTCACTTTTAACGGCACCGAACACCTGATGGTGATCAGCCGCGTTGCCATCTCCTCTGACTACTCTAACATGAACCTCGTCGTCATCTACGCCATGTGTAAGACTGACTTCACTTCCTTCATCAATCATGTGCAGATCACCGCCTTTATCGCGGTCGGGCTGGTTCTGGTGGTTATTGTGCTGGTCGAGATCTCCCTCCTGTACCTGATTGTGCAGCCGGTGCGCGGGGTGGCAGCTGGTCtgcgggcagcggcggagctgcgcgacggcaAAGAGTGTGTTGACCATGCAACGTCCGTAGTcaaggaggtggcggagatgcAGCGTGACTTCCATATTATGAATACAAAGCTAATGCAGATGAAGACGTTTCTCCCGCAGGGTATGCTCGGGGCCCAAACCGCGTACTCCGACATTCAAGGCGCCAACGGTAAAGACTCGACTGTCTTCCCCACCTCGGCGTTACATGGGCGGGGAGGAAGCGGCGTGTGGGAGAATGCGTGCGGCGACGATGGGCACGGTGAACCGGGTGACATGCTTGGCGGCGACGTGTGCGCAGCCCAACACAGCGGCAAAGGCAGCGGTGTTGAACTGGGAAGTATACTCGACGCGGGTGAGACgggtcagcagcggcgtcggagCTGCGGCCAGTCAGTGGCAGAGGTGGCACACCTCCGCCTGAATGATCGCGTGCTCCTCGAGGGGGTAAACCGCTTTCGTCGGTGCTACTGTAGCACCATCGTTTTCTGCATGCACTTGATGGAGTCTGAGATCAGCGTCAAGTTCTTGAACAAGAACTGCGTCTACTTCACCGAGGGTGTGCTGCCGTGCGTGCTGCGTtacggcggcgtcgttgagctgcagcggccggACTACATCGTCGTCAGCTTCGGCGCGCACAACAAGGTCGCGTTGCATCAGAACCGCGCCGCCACGTGCGCACTGGAGGTGATGAAGGTGCTGAACGCCACCACCCCGATCGGCCCACGCGTGGGGTGCATGATCGACGCAAGCGAGTACTATGTCGGCAcctgcggcgcggcggacCGAAACGCGCTCGTCGCCTTCAGCAACAGCTTAGTCCCGAAGGCTGACCTCATTCGCGTGCTCAAGTCTGTGCAGACGCAGATCGTTCTCACGCAGCGACTCGCCTCCACTCTGGAAAGCTCGATGCTCGTCATGCCGGTGGATTGCATGATACTGAACCCGATCAGCATGAAGGAGATCATCCTGTACGAGCTGCGGGGCCACATCCGCATGCTGCCGTCGAAGGTGTCtgtggtgatggtgcgccAGGTCATCCGTGGTGTGCGCATGGGCTTCACTCACATGCTCAAGGGTGACTATGGCAGGGCACTTGAGATACTGGAGCCATTCGAGACAACGGAGTTGCAGGCGGCCCGCCTCGGTTTCATGTGCCGGGTCTTTATCTCACGCCATATTAACCGCCCGTTCGTGCGGTCCGTCACACGCCTTACCTTTTCTGAGGCACACTTTGCAGGCTACAGCGAGGGCTGGTCCACGGAGTGGGGCGATTCGCACGAGAGCAGCACCTCTTTCGGCGCTCACGGGCACAGAGGTGTTACTAAAGGCGCCGTAGAGACCGCGAATCCTCtagctgccggcggcggcatcggcggcagcgcctcctccttcgcgttGTCGCCCTTCAGCAGTGACCTCGACCCGGCGACGCTTCTGATGACGCCACCGACGCTGCGGTTGGTTGTCGGGGCTTCCTTGGACCTTCCCCTGTCTAACAAGGAGGGCGCCAAGCAGATTAATGAGAGCAGCATAACGGTGAGCGCCTCGTCGGCCGCCACCCGCGCCAACGAAGGCTCTCTGAACATGAGCAggagcaccagcgccgccgggGAGAAGCCTGAGCAGAATGAACTGGAAAGAGCGGCTGCGAGACGTGCCGTGGCGGATGAGGACGAGACAGCGCTCTTTGAGATATTCGTAGAGAACCAGcccgacgacgatgacgacgtgGATGACGGAGAAGCTGAGGTGGGCGGGAGGGGCAGCAGGgttggcagcagcgcgtgttACAGCGCTCGCAGGAAGGTGGCAAACAGCGGCAgcttcggcggcggagaggtggcggtggggcattgcaccgcagcagctatgtgcgcaggcgaggcGATGCGCTGTCCTCACAAAAGTGAGCTGCCCCTCGTCTTCAACGACTACGAGGGCAACacgtggcgccgctcctACGACATACTAGGTAccggcgccttcgccaccGTGTACCGCGGCCTATCCGTATCTGGCAACCTTGTCGCGCTCAAGTGCTTCCAACTTGGCGCGCGAAACATCGAAGTGCACGCAGTCGTCGATGAAGTGCGCCTGTTCGCAAACCTGCACCACGAAAACGTTGTGCAGTACCTCAGCTTGTACGTGTCGGAGTCGTACGTGATCGAGATTATGGAGTTTGTGCCGGGTGGCTCCCTCGATACACTGCTGAAGAGCTTTGGTTCTCTTCAGCCAGAGTCAGTGCGACGCTACCTGCGAGATATCGCGCGTGGTTTGAGTTATCTGCACACGGCAAACATAGTGCACTGCGACATCAAGCCACAcaacgtcctcctcgccatgGATGGACAGTGCAAGCTGAGCGACTTCGGCTCCGCCATTGCACGGGCGACCTCGTCCGTAGGCAGCATTGACAACGTTCTTGAGATGCGCGGCACACCGGGCTATATGGCGCCAGAGGTGGCGCGCGGTGACGTGCCGACCATGAAGAGTGACGTGTACTCGCTAGGAATCACCATTTTAGAGCTTCTCACTGGGAAGCTGCCTTGGGACTACACCGATGCTTTCACCCCGAAGGTGTTAGGGAAGCGGACGCAATCCAAGAGCGCCTCCGAGCATCGCGCGTCGCAGTTGCAGGCGTGCCCCGCGGCGGGAGCGCGGGACACAAGAGTAGCGGACAGCGCCGTCGCACAGGCGGGGACCAATCTGTCGACAAAGGCGTTGAACGCGGGGATCGCAGCTACCCGGGGGCCCTCGGGTGGACCCATCACGGATAGCCGCCTATATACCGCGACGATGCTGTCGAACTCAAGCTACGCAGGCCCGGCCACGTGTACGGGCgagacggtgtgcgggtcTGGCAGTGGTCTGCTCTCTGTGGAAAATGAGAGCGGTGAGGCGGAGCATAGCTTCAGAAGTTTGGAGTttagcggcagcggcgcagggcTCGCCGGAGTGAGCTCTGACTTGCCTCAACGCGCACTGGTAAGCACACCGGAAGAGAGGGCCTCTGCTACTGTTACTTCCCTGagagccaccgccgcgtctcTCGCGACGGTCGCCGCGGTGaagggcgcagcagccgaagCATGCGATGAGGACGGCTCCGCTATGCCTCTCGGTGGTGCCCTAAAGCATTTCCTTGAGATCAGTCCGAGTCGGCAGTTGCATCACAGCATCGCTCACAGCCCCTCCTCTACCTCTCGGCGCTCTTCCAGTGCGATCTTATCTTCGTTCTACCAGACTCCGCACTCCGCTGtgtcgctgcaccgccgacCCATCGAACAGGTGCTTCGAAGTTCCACCCAGCTTGTTGTGTACATTGGACGTGGgctggtggtgccgcgtATCCCCGATACGCTGGATGAGGACGTGATAAACTTCCTGGAGCTGTGCCTGAGGCCTGATCCGGCAGAGCGTGCCACCATGTCGGAGCTGATGCTGCACCCATGGTTGATGTAA